The sequence below is a genomic window from Mercenaria mercenaria strain notata chromosome 14, MADL_Memer_1, whole genome shotgun sequence.
ACTGCtgtctttttgtttgttcttGCAAGAAGAATGATTCATTTTCTGCGTGAATTCTTGTTGCATCAGCAGGTGTATTATGTATATCACTCAAGCCGTTTTGCATCTTTGCCCTCCAGTTCACTTTTCATATTTGTTGACTGTTCATGTATGTCATCCGAAAGATATCCTCCAATATCTTTACGAATTCGGGAACAATACACATGATGTATCATTTCAATGATTTCTTTCCATACATAGTTTTCTGCTAAATCAAATGGTAGGTTGCATGCgtttaaaaaatagttttgttGTTTGCTTGTCAAGTTGAGTCCGGGTAAAAAGATCGGTGAACACTCCAAATCAACTCAAATTCCGTTGACGCTTAGGTCTCTTTGGAGTTGATGGTGATTGTGGCTAATCTGATATAAACAGAAAAAGACAACTGTTTTCATTTAATTGAGACACTCTATTTGATCAGCGTATACATTGTTCAGTATCgatgaaacatgtttttaaaattgttactAAACCTACTCCTAAACACCAGTGAACCATAAcatattataattatgtctcaAACATTTAACTACTCAAGATACAAATAGAAAATAAGgcaatttgttttaatattgaaaacaGCTTACATTTATACCAGTTTTTGGAGAGTCACTTCTTTCTATCCAGAGAAATGTCTCTTTCTTGCTTGTGTGCATGGTTCTGTCGATGGATGACTGGGTGTAACAGTAACACGCTCTTCAACTGTTCCACGACATTCTTTTGAATGTGCTCGCATGCGTATACTCTTGCCACAGACAATGGTCTTACAGGCTTTGCATTTAACAATTTTAGACCCATCTTTAAAGAGATTATAATAATTTCAACACGGATCTCTTGGCTTCGAGTTTATACCTAACATGTAACTAGTTATCAATGTGAAACGGGTTTTTGATCATGATTACAAATCATGTTGAAGAGTGAAAATGTTTTGAGTGAAAACAAGATTATCAGCTTACACTTGTAATGCTTCAGTATTAACAATATATGAATTCTATACTTTATTCCTTTGTACCCTGTATTTACCTGTATTTCCTGGGAATTCCCAGTATTTCCCCACCCCCCGTCCTTGGAAATACGACTGGGAAATACGAGTATTTCCCGCTTTAATGCCAACCCTGCAGAAACCCGGACTAAAACAACTTGTCTGCCCTATAATATTCGGAAATAATAAGCCTTTTCCGTAAAGGGTAGAGGCATTTTTTAAGCCAAAGGCTATCGGTCTTACCAGGTTTGCTATGTCAATGTTCCTCCATTAAAAGTTTGGACTTTCATAAATAAAGGaggaacatttttcatttgtctCAACAAGTCCTAATTGTTATATTTCCTTCTCATTACATACTGATTTATACGTTCCTTTCATTaacaatggaacctgaaacgtcaatattttttccatattgcCGTTTAAATTTCATAGAGGGAGTGTGACGTCATTTGTTACGTCAGTTTCAGTTCTTTAATGACggtattttcagtttttctcagGCTAAGGAacacatttatatcatttatataataattataattatcacatgtttgacgtcgcgggagtgtaataaagccattaaataaaaatgataatactctagtgtaataaagctttgacgtcgacgtcgtttatcgAGTAGAAAACGTTGGTCAAAttaacttgtttatatagtaaaagagagattcgacaggaaaggctaacatgtgataaatagaatattacatttgtgactttccacattgaatttattaaactcgttgaataaattcaatatgaaaagacactcatgtaatctCCTCTATGTGTAATATGTGTATGTAGTAAAATGATTAGagttgcatcgagaaatatgcactcgttcctTCGCGGAATGATATTGCGCTCCTATAGTCGCGAAATgtttccgctgcagaacttgtgcatatttctcgatacaaatctaattacCTATAATTGTTTACTTCCGCATGTGAGTGATTAGCACCCATTGCCGCATCTTGTTGCATTTATTTTCATGTCGGTTAATAAATGGAAAACCAAATgatctttaattaaacattttattaatatttcaaataagaaaatCTGATGCGTacttaatttaattatttcattgtgcagcaattttcctttgatcttttcAACATGATGAATACTGAGTATTTAGGCATagtataaaacaatttattattttgtttatggtGCATGAGGCTACCTTTTATGCTAACCATGCATAATGTATGATGAGATAATTTTCTTGTGCTATAAACAACCAGATGGTCCCTATTTACCGGTGGTCCATGTTCACAGGTGGTCAACAGGTGTCCCCAGTTTACAGGTGGTCCCTGTTCACAGGTGGTCAACATGTGTTCCCTGTTCACAGATGATCTATAGCACAGTTGTATCTGCGCGGAAAGCCAAAACTATGGTCTAATGATCTATGCAGAGACAGaataaaataaactataaatgttTAACAAGGGTCTTTACGGTCAGGTGTTGTATGTTGGCAGGTAAGTGTTTAGGAAGTTTGTCTATAAGACAATGTTCCATATACAAAttgtttttatcaacattttatataaactggAAAGAAACTACTTTGCAAATAAAACTTATAGCAGATGGTCTCTATGAAGAGGTTGTCTTTAATACAATTTTGACTatagttataaatatattttcggAGGTTGATGATTTTGGAGATGTTACCCGATACAAagcatttttggttgcgggtttatcccgctaccaaagttaaagtgtatttctgacaatcatagcatctttattttattccgaatcacatccaaaggatgttcatgtgctacacaaaatagttccattcatgaacaatgcggatgaattatcaatgaacaagcagttcttattcaacctgtatccactcacactgaccatttagattatataagatctatcaatgataagatattccagcccatggttacatcacaagctgggtcaggcagagttcgtcttagatatgaggcacattatatttgtatttgtttctcattcatgtatattcatagactggcatttaaacagaaaaataaatctaccaaaaaactCGCAGTCATCAGACATTTCATTGGCCTTTGATTTCTTTGGCCAGAACATTTGTGCCCATTTAGATATACACAATCTGGTTGTCTATCAAATAATGTTATATGTAACATTTGTTCTGGGATTCAAAGAGGGGATCAATATTTAGGAAATTAAATCAATTACCAAGcgttaatgtttttatttacatattgttcAAGCGATAAGCAATTAAAGAATGGAAACTGTTACAATTACGTCATGGCTTTGGTTCAAATATCAGATATTTCTATGTACTGTTCAGTGTAAAGCGGCCATCTACCGCGTCCATTAGTGTTCTTTTCCTTTCTTCAATTTTTCATCACAAAGTGCAGTCGCCTTTAAAGCCAGTTGGATCTTTATCAACTGAGCTTGAGGCAGCCGAGTTCGTTTGTATTTCTGGTTGGTCTGGTGGTGAAGTTTTAATCATCGATTCCATTTCAATCCTTGTTACAGCACTTCCGGTATCTGTCTTCCTGTGTGTAGCCTTGCGTGAAAAGGACGAGGTTGTAGATACCGACAGTCTGTCTGTATCACCGAGGAATCGCCTGACGGGTTTTAGATAGGTCCTGTAAAGTGTCTTCCTGAATCTTCTATTGAAAAAGGTGTAGATATAGAAGTTGGCGTGAAATGACAAGACTAGtagaagttcgtagactaaatGGATAGTTCTGTTTGTTTCCAAATTGATGTCCCTGCCTTGATTGCCTGCTTTGTCTATAGCATTGTACAAAAGAAATATTCCATACGGTATTTCCGGTATCAGAAAAACTATAACCACTGCTGTAACAATCGTAGAAATACGTCGATTTTCTTCCTTCCGTCTCGTAAGTTGTGATTTGCTACTGTCCATTCGGCATAGAGTTCTCTCCCCTGATCGTAATTGAAGAATAAAAAGAATAGTAAATGTTACAAGCGCGACACAGGGTATCAAATGACGTATGAAAAATGTAATGAATAAATAGATACATCCGCTTCCGCAACCTTTCTCCTGTAGTTCCCACTGACACATGCCACGAAACGCTCTTTCTCCTAAAAGatgatatatatgtaatattgggGAAACGAATACAATAACCACACAGTAAATAATGGTTTTTGGCAAACTGAGTAGAAGTTGTGATCGGTACGGGTATCTTATTGATATATATCTCTGGATTCCTAGAAATAAAGTGAGAAATATTGACATTGAATGGaatgattttgacaaaaagtacttTGAAATCATGAAACCATTGCAGAGATCTTTAGATAGTCCACATCCGCCAACTGGTTCCTGCTCTTGACTAGGCGGAATACCGTTATAGAAGGAGTTATTTCCCCCGCTTCCGTACTGACTCGGAGTAGATTGTTCACTGATTGTATGATTTATGCTGTAATCGTACTCGTAGTCACCATTTGCCGGAACATACTTCATAAACACCATGATATAGGATGGCAGAGTCACGAGTCCGGTAAGCGAGTCTGAAATTGCAATGGCGGCAAGCACTATATTCGTAGTattgcgcatctttctgcgcagcagAACTGATATCACAACAAGGTTGACAAGGAATGTAAATATAACCAAGAATTCCCAAATATATAGATAGAATGGTACTTCAAATGTGTAACCAGGATACATGTATTCATCCACGTAGTTATAATTATAGTCAGTGTCGTCATAATTATAATTAGTATATTCTTGGTTGTAGTCATTTGTGGTAAAACCTGTCCGGTTCGTGAAGTTTCCTGTTGTTTGGGAACTGCCTGTTATGCCAGACCATTTAGAACCGGTACTCAACCACAGACTGATAGTGGCTGTAGTTTGTTCGACGGTTGTTATGCCATTTTGTGTTACACCAGTACTTACAGACGTCTCGTCGGTAACAGTTACATCCGTGACTGCTTGTGAAGAGTTGTTCAACACATAAGTCGCGTTTTCCATATTTAATTACAGTTTCTAATAAACGTCTGAAAGGATTTTGCACTGTATTCATTCACATGCCGATTTAAATGACACATCGATCTTGTCCCAGCGCtggaaaaaatgaattaattttattacaCGACAGATAATGGTAGTTCAACTGATACGTTATACAGTGTACGTTTACGTTCTGTCTCAAATAATTCCTAAAATGTTCTATGCTGTTACATTTCCCTCATGCATTTTATTTATGttctgtcattttcatttttttcgagTATGTATGAAAAACATGTATACCTTCAcgtttgtttttattcaattgtttaaaatgaaggaagaaaaaaatcattttcaaaacaaataaataaatgaaaaggtAACTGCTGTCAGACCAAACAATAACATTGAGGTACGGTTATGTGAATATtactgttaaaaaaattaaacgaATAGCTttaaatttggaaatattttgttccTTGTTATATATAAACACGTACTAAtacatgtttatatgtatatcttAGATATGGGTTAGGTCGACGCTAAAGGACCCAAAGAGACTTTCAATGAATCAATGTATTTTATACTGAAAAGAAAACTACTCCAATCATGTTCTGTCCCATTTACTTTCTTTCAGTTACaacatttctaaaaatgaacGGCGATTGCCGGAAGGAGGGGCGTCTTGTAACAGCGCACGATTTCCGGTTGCAATGTCTGTGTGGTACTGTTTTACCATTTCTCATCTTGAATTTGTTTTTGTGGTATTCTTGATTCAATTTTGatatcataaaatagaaattaagATATCTAAAATTGAT
It includes:
- the LOC123527284 gene encoding uncharacterized protein LOC123527284; translated protein: MENATYVLNNSSQAVTDVTVTDETSVSTGVTQNGITTVEQTTATISLWLSTGSKWSGITGSSQTTGNFTNRTGFTTNDYNQEYTNYNYDDTDYNYNYVDEYMYPGYTFEVPFYLYIWEFLVIFTFLVNLVVISVLLRRKMRNTTNIVLAAIAISDSLTGLVTLPSYIMVFMKYVPANGDYEYDYSINHTISEQSTPSQYGSGGNNSFYNGIPPSQEQEPVGGCGLSKDLCNGFMISKYFLSKSFHSMSIFLTLFLGIQRYISIRYPYRSQLLLSLPKTIIYCVVIVFVSPILHIYHLLGERAFRGMCQWELQEKGCGSGCIYLFITFFIRHLIPCVALVTFTILFILQLRSGERTLCRMDSSKSQLTRRKEENRRISTIVTAVVIVFLIPEIPYGIFLLYNAIDKAGNQGRDINLETNRTIHLVYELLLVLSFHANFYIYTFFNRRFRKTLYRTYLKPVRRFLGDTDRLSVSTTSSFSRKATHRKTDTGSAVTRIEMESMIKTSPPDQPEIQTNSAASSSVDKDPTGFKGDCTL